The Tripterygium wilfordii isolate XIE 37 chromosome 4, ASM1340144v1, whole genome shotgun sequence genome has a window encoding:
- the LOC119996710 gene encoding trihelix transcription factor GTL2-like has protein sequence MQPGSCVGPWQDQQDEQHHFIEAPAFTISNYRNQHSHPFHPNLQYHQQQDEGRFLLTNQLFPHHYHHFQPFEQQQQQEDRVSHLNFKFGLNENSPSKEGWEEEENPLLIPRSWHRHEDSTAKERSWKPLTNNDKRGRIEHEEQARERNEYHKLLQYFDSGSSNNLDNRLFNELEAIYGLSKMGEANQTGSGSSLSRENWPANAGHSLLFGHVNGQNVAARGTANATTGVDLESEISIGEEAALRKSQKRKRKRYMKENLGYIAGCLESFVRQVMDHQEKLHCKFLGVIERMEKERTEREEARRHQEAALHNGEAMARAHEQALASNRTALIVSYIEKITGKSINLPKRKTQLLPETDISKQPRKQLTSVKTDTNSRLP, from the exons ATGCAGCCTGGAAGTTGCGTAGGCCCTTGGCAGGATCAACAAGATGAACAACATCACTTCATTGAAGCTCCAGCTTTCACAATTTCAAATTATCGAAACCAACACTCTCACCCATTTCATCCCAATTTACAGTATCATCAACAGCAAGACGAGGGAAGATTTCTCTTGACTAATCAATTGTTTCCACACCATTACCATCACTTCCAACCatttgaacaacaacaacaacaagaggACAGAGTTTCTCACCTGAATTTCAAGTTTGGATTGAACGAGAACAGCCCCAGCAAGGAGGgttgggaagaagaagaaaacccaTTGCTGATTCCCCGTTCTTGGCATCGCCATGAAGACTCTACTGCCAAAGAACGCTCTTG GAAGCCTCTGACTAACAATGACAAAAGGGGGCGCATTGAACATGAAGAGCAAGCGAGAGAAAGGAACGAGTACCACAAGCTTTTACAATATTTTGATTCAGGTAGTAGCAATAATTTGGACAACAGACTCTTCAATGAGCTTGAAGCTATCTATGGCCTCTCAAAGATGGGAGAAGCTAATCAAACGGGCTCAGGGTCCTCTCTCTCAAGGGAAAACTGGCCTGCAAATGCCGGACATTCTTTGCTATTTGGTCATGTCAATGGTCAAAATGTAGCTGCGAGAGGCACTGCTAATGCAACAACTGGGGTTGATCTTGAATCAGAGATTTCCATAGGCGAAGAAGCTGCCCTGCGAAAGAGtcaaaagaggaaaagaaaaaggtataTGAAGGAAAATTTGGGTTACATTGCTGGGTGCCTTGAGAGCTTTGTGAGACAGGTCATGGATCACCAAGAAAAACTGCACTGTAAGTTCTTGGGAGTGATTGAGAGAATGGAGAAAGAGAGGACTGAACGAGAAGAAGCAAGGAGGCACCAAGAAGCTGCATTACATAACGGAGAAGCAATGGCAAGAGCCCATGAGCAGGCTCTGGCTTCTAATAGGACGGCTTTGATTGTTTCATACATTGAGAAAATTACAGGCAAAAGCATCAATCTTCCTAAGAGGAAAACTCAATTGTTGCCAGAAACAGATATTTCGAAGCAGCCCCGCAAACAATTGACATCGGTGAAAACTGACACAAATAGCAGATTGCCTTAA
- the LOC119996709 gene encoding F-box/LRR-repeat protein 15, with amino-acid sequence MKIWCLLCFREEKEEVAEADCEDKVVAVMEENEGVSGTDGIGEENENSLALSIPVSVSSNGGDEGPPSLGLSLGVRDNCVDSILNMHGGANFDEAVTAFPCSRRAEGESSSSSAALAAGDSQHKRAKHYGSHYWLYATPIASDARNSFSSGHGDYSSGGGSSVSYRNEIVYHNFMLNDSVDGNSFGSSGGRDDGSESETSKSEDSEVRMDLTDDLLHMVLSFLDHINLCRAAMVCRQWRVASAHEDFWRCLNFENRNISVEQFEDMCQRYPNATEVNIFGTPANQILAMQAVSSLRNLEALTLGRGQLGETFFLALAECNMLKSLNVIDATPGTGIQEILINHDRLRHLELTKCRVMRISIRCPQLETLSLKRSNMAQAVLNCPQLHLLDIGSCHKLSDAAIRSAAISCPLLELLDMSNCSCVSDETLREIAITCTNLHVLDASYCPNISLESVRLPMLTVLKLHSCEGITSASMAAISHSYMLEVLELDNCSLLTSVSLDLPRLRNIRLVYCRKFTDLNLRTTMLSCIMVSNCQSLNRINITSNSLEKLALQKQENLTTLALQCQCLQEVDLTGCESLTNSICDVLSDSGGCPLLKSLVLDNCESLTAVLFHSTSLVSLSLVGCRGITDLELACPSLEQVCLDGCDHLERASFCPVALRSLNLGICPKLNELRIEDPDMVLLELKGCGVLTEASIDCPLLTSLDASFCSQLKDDCLSATAASCRLIESLILMSCPSVGSEGLYSLCLLPHLTMLDLSYTFLMSLQPVFESCLLLKVLKLQACKYLLNSSLEPLYKEGALPALQELDLSYGTLCQSAIEDLLACCTHLTHVSLNGCVNMHDLDWGCNGGQLSTQPGVYSSSALFAQDDIHDSVDQPNRLLQNLNCVGCPNIRKVLIPPMARCFHLSSLNLSLSANLKEVDVTCFSLCFLNLSHCCSLEILKLRCPRLTSLFLQSCNIDEEAVEAAIMHCSMLETLDIRFCPKICSISMGRLRGACPSLKRIFSSLLPP; translated from the exons atgaaGATTTGGTGCCTCCTATGCTTCagggaagaaaaagaggaggTGGCGGAAGCAGATTGTGAAGACAAGGTAGTGGCAGTAATGGAGGAGAATGAGGGCGTTTCTGGAACTGACGGCATAGGCGAGGAGAATGAAAACTCTTTAGCGTTAAGCATTCCCGTTAGCGTTTCCAGCAATGGCGGCGATGAGGGCCCGCCAAGTTTAGGGCTTTCACTAGGTGTGCGTGACAATTGTGTGGATAGTATTTTGAATATGCACGGTGGTGCGAATTTCGATGAGGCTGTGACTGCCTTTCCCTGCTCGCGACGGGCAGAGGGGGAAAGTAGTAGCAGCTCCGCGGCTCTGGCTGCAGGCGATTCTCAGCATAAGCGGGCTAAACACTATGGGTCTCA ttatTGGCTTTATGCGACTCCAATAGCTTCAGATGCTCGAAATTCCTTTTCATCAGGACATGGAGACTACAGTAGTGGCGGGGGATCATCTGTTTCTTATAGGAATGAGATTGTTTATCACAATTTTATGCTGAATGACAGTGTTGATGGGAACTCCTTTGGTTCTAGTGGTGGTAGAGATGATGGAAGTGAGAGCGAGACTTCTAAATCAGAAGATTCAGAAGTTCGTATGGATCTTACAGATGACCTTCTGCATATG GTACTCTCCTTCTTGGACCACATTAATCTTTGTCGAGCTGCCATGGTTTGTAGGCAGTGGCGTGTTGCTAGTGCTCATGAAGATTTTTGGAGATGCTTGAATTTTGAGAACCGTAACATATCTGTGGAACAAT TTGAGGACATGTGTCAACGTTACCCAAATGCCACTGAAGTGAATATTTTTGGTACTCCTGCAAATCAAATTCTTGCTATGCAAGCAGTTTCTTCATTGAG AAATCTTGAAGCTTTGACTTTGGGAAGAGGACAACTTGGGGAGACTTTTTTCCTTGCGTTGGCTGAGTGTAATATGCTGAAGAGTTTGAATGTTATTGATGCTACTCCTGGAACTGGTATTCAGGAAATACTCATAAACCATGATAGGTTGCGTCATCTTGAACTAACAAAATGCCGCGTGATGCGAATAAGCATCAG GTGCCCACAACTTGAAACTTTGTCCTTGAAAAGGAGTAACATGGCTCAAGCTGTGCTCAATTGCCCTCAATTGCATCTGCTGGATATAGGCTCTTGCCATAAGCTTTCAGATGCAGCAATCCGCTCTGCTGCGATATCTTGTCCTTTATTAGAGTTGCTGGACATGTCAAATTGTTCATGTGTTAGTGATGAAACACTACGTGAAATAGCCATTACTTGTACAAATCTTCATGTTCTCGATGCATCATACTGCCCAAACATATCGCTTGAG tctgtaAGACTGCCAATGCTAACTGTTCTTAAGCTCCATAGCTGTGAAGGCATCACTTCGGCTTCCATGGCTGCGATATCTCATAGTTATATGCTGGAG GTTTTGGAGCTGGATAATTGCAGCTTATTGACTTCTGTGTCCCTGGACCTTCCTCGATTGCGAAATATAAGATTAGTATATTGTCGCAA ATTTACTGATTTGAATTTACGAACCACCATGCTGTCATGCATAATGGTGTCCAACTGTCAGTCACTTAATCGTATCAATATTACTTCAAATTCTCTTGAG AAATTGGCATTGCAGAAGCAAGAGAACTTAACAACACTGGCATTGCAATGCCAATGTTTGCAAGAAGTGGACCTCACAGGTTGTGAATCGTTGACAAATTCTATTTGTGATGTTTTGAGTGATAGTGGTGGATGCCCCTTACTGAAGTCACTGGTCCTTGATAATTGTGAG AGCCTGACGGCAGTGCTATTCCACAGCACTTCTCTTGTCAGTCTTTCATTAGTTGGTTGCCGTGGCATTACGGATCTTGAACTCGCTTGTCCAAGTCTTGAGCAAGTGTGTTTGGATGGATGTGATCATCTTGAAAGAGCATCATTTTGTCCT GTTGCTCTTCGGTCACTCAATCTGGGAATATGTCCGAAATTAAATGAACTCCGTATTGAAGATCCGGATATGGTGTTGCTTGAGTTGAAAGGATGTGGTGTTCTAACTGAAGCATCTATTGATTGTCCTCTCTTAACATCTTTGGATGCTTCCTTTTGCAG CCAACTCAAGGATGACTGCTTGTCTGCAACAGCTGCGTCATGCCGACTGATTGAGTCATTAATACTGATGTCATGCCCTTCTGTTGGGTCTGAAGGACTTTACTCTCTGTGTTTGCTTCCGCATTTGACCATGCTTGATTTGTCATATACATTTTTGATGAGTCTGCAGCCAGTTTTTGAGTCTTGCTTGCTGCTCAAG GTATTAAAATTACAAGCATGCAAGTATCTACTGAATTCGTCGTTGGAGCCTCTATACAAGGAAGGTGCTCTACCAGCACTGCAAGAGTTGGATTTATCTTATGGGACTCTCTGTCAGTCTGCCATAGAGGATCTTCTTGCTTGCTGTACACATCTCACTCATGTGAGCTTGAACGGCTGTGTGAATATGCATGATCTTGACTGGGGCTGCAATGGTGGTCAACTTTCCACACAGCCTGGTGTATATAGCTCTTCTGCCTTGTTTGCTCAGGATGACATCCATGATTCAGTTGACCAGCCCAACCGTTTACTTCAGAACCTAAACTGCGTTGGTTGTCCAAATATTAGAAAAGTCCTCATTCCACCCATGGCGCGCTGTTTCCATTTGTCATCACTAAACCTTTCTCTATCAGCCAATTTGAAGGAAGTGGATGTTACTTGTTTCAGTTTGTGCTTTCTTAATTTGAG CCATTGTTGCTCTTTGGAGATTCTGAAGCTTCGGTGTCCAAGATTGACCAGTCTCTTTCTTCAG TCGTGTAACATTGATGAAGAAGCAGTTGAAGCTGCCATAATGCACTGTAGCATGCTGGAAACTCTTGACATCCGCTTTTGTCCAAAG ATATGCTCAATAAGCATGGGCAGACTACGTGGGGCATGTCCAAGTTTAAAGCGGATCTTCAGCAGCCTATTACCCCCATAA